In Arcobacter sp. F2176, a single window of DNA contains:
- a CDS encoding DEAD/DEAH box helicase, translated as MNFSDFNFKQELQKAIDDAGFIQPSPIQEDAIPVVLSGKDMVGQAQTGTGKTAAFGLPMINMMKGNSGVEAVVIVPTRELAMQVSDELFRFGKSSGMNTATVYGGQSYSMQLKNIDRASIIVATPGRLIDLLKGKKIDIKPSFVVLDEADEMLDMGFLDDIKEIFTYLPKDRQTLLFSATMPPAIKKLAQNILKEPEFITVTKAEMTNSKITQLFYVVDEYERDDALIRLFDFKNPEKSIIFCRTKKEVDRLSTYLVSQGHMAKGLHGDMEQRQREEVIRSFKKGALDVLIATDVAARGLDVNDVSHVFNYHLPFDSESYVHRIGRTGRAGKEGVAISIVTPHEFRMIQKIQKTTGGKMEAKVIPNIDSVKEKKTSTLRGKISEQKVYDSGISLVESLKEEFDLSTIAFKLASILSDATIVKGNNYIGKSEIDIKKLFERLKDDRGDDSRGRGGQRRGRFGGGNRNRNGGGGNRNRSGGGDRNGGGRRRD; from the coding sequence ATGAATTTCTCAGATTTCAATTTTAAACAAGAACTACAAAAGGCTATTGATGACGCAGGTTTTATACAACCAAGTCCTATTCAAGAAGATGCTATTCCTGTAGTTTTAAGTGGTAAAGATATGGTTGGTCAAGCGCAAACTGGTACTGGTAAAACAGCTGCATTTGGTCTTCCAATGATTAATATGATGAAAGGTAACTCTGGTGTTGAAGCTGTAGTTATTGTTCCAACAAGAGAACTTGCAATGCAAGTTTCTGACGAATTATTTAGATTCGGTAAAAGTTCAGGAATGAACACAGCAACTGTTTATGGTGGTCAATCTTACTCTATGCAGTTAAAAAATATAGATAGAGCATCAATTATTGTTGCTACTCCTGGTAGATTAATTGATTTATTAAAAGGTAAAAAGATTGATATTAAACCATCTTTCGTAGTTTTAGATGAAGCTGATGAGATGTTAGATATGGGATTTCTTGATGATATTAAAGAAATCTTTACTTATTTACCAAAAGATAGACAAACTCTTCTTTTCTCAGCAACAATGCCTCCTGCAATTAAAAAACTTGCACAAAACATTTTAAAAGAACCAGAGTTTATTACTGTTACAAAAGCAGAAATGACTAACTCTAAAATTACTCAATTATTTTATGTAGTTGATGAATATGAGAGAGATGATGCATTAATCAGACTTTTTGATTTCAAAAATCCTGAAAAATCTATCATATTCTGTCGCACTAAAAAGGAAGTTGATAGATTATCAACTTACCTAGTATCTCAAGGACATATGGCTAAAGGTCTTCATGGAGATATGGAACAAAGACAAAGAGAAGAAGTAATTAGATCTTTCAAAAAAGGTGCTTTAGATGTACTTATTGCTACAGATGTGGCGGCAAGAGGATTAGATGTAAATGATGTATCTCATGTATTTAATTATCATTTACCATTTGATTCTGAATCTTATGTACATAGAATTGGTAGAACAGGGAGAGCTGGAAAAGAGGGTGTTGCTATTTCAATTGTAACTCCACATGAGTTTAGAATGATTCAAAAGATTCAAAAAACTACTGGTGGAAAAATGGAAGCGAAAGTTATTCCTAATATTGACTCTGTTAAAGAGAAAAAAACTAGTACTTTACGAGGTAAAATTTCTGAACAAAAAGTTTATGATTCTGGTATTTCACTAGTAGAAAGTTTAAAAGAAGAATTTGATTTATCAACTATTGCTTTTAAATTAGCGTCAATTTTATCTGATGCAACTATTGTAAAAGGTAACAATTATATTGGTAAATCAGAAATTGATATTAAAAAACTTTTCGAAAGATTAAAAGACGACAGAGGCGATGATTCAAGAGGTCGAGGTGGTCAAAGAAGAGGAAGATTTGGTGGAGGTAATCGAAACCGAAATGGTGGCGGTGGAAACCGAAACAGAAGTGGCGGTGGAGATAGAAACGGTGGAGGAAGAAGAAGAGATTAA
- a CDS encoding inorganic phosphate transporter, producing MDDARDKSLPSFAKLSLALLFIVIVFLWSYSSHEELPNNSFLIIGAVFGAYMAMNIGANDVANNVGPAVGAKAMTLMWAIVIAAIFEALGALVAGGDVVNTIKKGIINPALISNPQIFVWAMTAALLSAALWLNFATSIGAPVSTTHSIVGGVMGAGIAAAGFDIVSWETMGKIAASWVISPILGGVIAALFLYFIKKNIMFKDEKLDSAKKFVPLLIAFMTWAFSTYIILKGLKHLIKVDFVTALILGLIISIVVFILVKPLIAKKSLKLTDNRISVNSLFNIPLIFAAALLSFAHGANDVANAIGPLAAINDAVMNATISSKVGIPLWVMAVGAIGIAIGLALYGPRLIKTVGSEITELDQVRAFSIAMAAAITVIIASQLGLPVSSTHIAVGGVFGVGFLREWLDSSEEKFLKEIRGKFKKDKNQLDKYQLELNQLAAKDSKSKIDYKRIVELYNLIDEKDEKVKLERKEFKSAKRIKYVKRDAIKKIIAAWIITVPAAAFVSATIFFMIKGMML from the coding sequence ATGGATGATGCAAGAGACAAGTCTCTTCCTAGTTTTGCAAAACTTTCTCTTGCATTATTGTTTATAGTTATTGTATTTTTGTGGAGTTATTCTTCACATGAGGAACTACCTAATAACAGCTTTTTGATTATTGGTGCTGTATTTGGTGCTTACATGGCAATGAATATTGGTGCAAATGATGTTGCTAATAATGTGGGGCCAGCTGTTGGTGCCAAAGCTATGACACTTATGTGGGCTATTGTTATTGCAGCTATTTTTGAAGCTCTGGGTGCTTTAGTTGCTGGTGGTGATGTTGTTAATACTATAAAAAAAGGAATTATTAATCCAGCTCTAATCTCTAATCCACAAATTTTTGTTTGGGCTATGACAGCTGCTTTATTATCTGCTGCTTTGTGGCTTAATTTTGCGACATCAATTGGTGCTCCTGTTTCTACTACTCACTCAATTGTTGGTGGAGTTATGGGTGCTGGTATTGCAGCTGCTGGTTTTGACATTGTTTCATGGGAAACAATGGGTAAGATTGCCGCATCTTGGGTTATTTCACCGATTTTAGGTGGTGTTATCGCTGCACTGTTTTTATATTTTATTAAAAAAAATATTATGTTTAAAGATGAGAAATTAGATTCAGCAAAGAAATTTGTTCCTTTATTAATTGCCTTTATGACATGGGCTTTTTCTACATATATTATTTTAAAAGGTTTAAAACATCTTATTAAAGTAGATTTTGTTACTGCTTTAATTCTTGGTCTTATTATTTCAATTGTTGTTTTTATTCTTGTTAAACCTTTGATTGCAAAAAAATCATTAAAATTAACAGATAATAGAATAAGTGTAAATAGTTTGTTTAATATTCCTTTGATTTTTGCTGCTGCTTTATTATCTTTTGCCCATGGTGCAAATGATGTTGCAAATGCTATTGGTCCATTGGCTGCTATTAATGATGCTGTAATGAATGCTACAATTTCATCAAAAGTTGGTATTCCATTATGGGTTATGGCTGTTGGTGCTATTGGTATTGCTATTGGTTTAGCACTTTATGGTCCTAGACTTATAAAAACAGTTGGTTCAGAAATTACAGAGCTTGATCAAGTAAGAGCTTTTTCTATTGCAATGGCAGCTGCAATTACTGTTATTATTGCTTCTCAACTAGGACTTCCAGTCTCTTCTACTCATATTGCTGTTGGTGGTGTATTTGGAGTTGGTTTTTTAAGGGAATGGTTAGATTCATCTGAAGAAAAATTCTTAAAAGAAATCAGAGGTAAGTTTAAAAAAGATAAAAATCAACTTGATAAATATCAATTGGAGTTAAATCAACTTGCTGCTAAAGATTCTAAGTCAAAAATTGATTATAAAAGAATAGTTGAATTATACAATTTGATTGATGAAAAAGATGAAAAAGTTAAACTAGAGAGAAAAGAGTTCAAATCAGCTAAACGAATAAAATATGTTAAAAGAGATGCAATTAAAAAAATTATTGCAGCTTGGATAATTACTGTTCCTGCTGCTGCATTTGTATCTGCTACTATCTTTTTTATGATAAAAGGTATGATGCTTTAA
- a CDS encoding succinate dehydrogenase/fumarate reductase iron-sulfur subunit, whose product MIISINRRNDKENYMKQYKIDKENISTLEALEYIKENIDSTLTYRSGCKSGSCGSCSILVNDKEVLACKCKLNDDITIKPLKNGTIIKDLVVDLEQTAKLLFKSKAFIEKFQDINIKKEDEELIDLQSTCILCQSCYSTCPVYSVNKDFLGPFALTRVLRYTNDKKEANNTKKLDAIQVNGIWDCTLCGNCTIACPQFIDSKTDIMNLRMKSVQNGYSDPTIQSNDFLNEFNNYNDFNTGFNPNSF is encoded by the coding sequence ATGATAATAAGTATAAATAGAAGAAACGATAAAGAAAATTATATGAAACAATATAAAATTGATAAAGAGAATATTTCTACTCTTGAAGCCCTAGAATATATAAAAGAAAATATAGATTCTACCTTAACTTACAGAAGTGGATGTAAAAGTGGAAGTTGTGGTTCATGTAGTATTTTGGTAAATGATAAAGAAGTTTTAGCCTGTAAATGCAAATTAAATGATGATATCACAATAAAACCTCTAAAAAATGGCACTATTATAAAGGATTTAGTTGTAGATTTAGAACAAACAGCAAAACTTTTATTTAAAAGTAAGGCATTTATTGAAAAATTTCAAGATATTAATATAAAAAAAGAAGATGAAGAACTAATAGATTTGCAAAGTACCTGTATTTTATGTCAAAGTTGTTATAGTACTTGTCCAGTATATAGTGTAAATAAGGACTTTCTAGGCCCATTTGCCCTTACAAGAGTTCTCAGATATACAAATGACAAAAAAGAAGCTAATAACACAAAAAAACTCGATGCAATTCAAGTAAATGGAATCTGGGACTGTACTTTATGTGGTAATTGTACGATTGCTTGTCCCCAATTTATAGATTCTAAAACTGATATTATGAATCTTAGAATGAAATCAGTACAAAATGGATATTCTGATCCAACAATTCAAAGCAATGATTTTTTAAATGAGTTCAATAATTATAATGATTTCAATACTGGATTTAATCCAAATTCTTTTTAA
- a CDS encoding acetyl-CoA carboxylase biotin carboxylase subunit has protein sequence MAEIKKILIANRGEIVQRAVRTIREMGKKSVAVYSAGDKEASYLKHADEAVCIGGAKSSESYLNIPAIITAAEMTGCDAIFPGYGFLSENQDFVEICRLHNIKFIGPSVEVMEKMADKSKAKEEMVRAGVPVVPGSTGAVHNVEEGRKVAREIGYPIMAKASAGGGGRGMRLIESEDKFDQLFTAASSEALAAFGDGTMYLERFINNPRHIEVQVVGDSHGNAIHIGERDCSLQRRHQKVIEESPAILLNDETRAKLHDVAVKATKYLKYEGAGTFEFLADDKQNIYFMEMNTRLQVEHPVSEMVSGIDIVELMIKVAEGDVLPPQEKIKFRGHAIECRITAEDPNTFLPSPGKITQWMVPGGRNVRVDSHIYTNYVVPPYYDSMIGKLIVWGRDREKAIKIMKRALNEFEVYGIKTTIPFHIKMMGNKDFNDNNYDTKYLEHYKGLGDI, from the coding sequence ATGGCAGAAATAAAAAAAATCTTAATAGCTAATAGGGGAGAAATTGTTCAAAGAGCAGTTCGAACTATTAGAGAAATGGGTAAGAAATCAGTTGCAGTTTATAGTGCAGGGGATAAAGAAGCTTCATATTTAAAACATGCTGATGAAGCAGTTTGTATTGGTGGTGCAAAATCAAGTGAATCATACTTAAATATTCCTGCAATTATTACAGCAGCTGAAATGACTGGCTGTGATGCAATTTTCCCAGGATATGGGTTTTTATCTGAAAATCAAGATTTTGTAGAAATTTGTAGATTGCACAATATTAAATTTATAGGTCCTTCTGTTGAAGTAATGGAAAAAATGGCTGATAAATCTAAAGCAAAAGAAGAGATGGTAAGAGCAGGGGTTCCTGTTGTTCCTGGATCTACTGGTGCTGTTCATAATGTGGAAGAAGGAAGAAAAGTAGCTCGTGAAATAGGTTATCCAATCATGGCAAAAGCATCAGCTGGTGGTGGTGGTAGAGGTATGAGACTTATTGAATCAGAAGATAAATTCGACCAACTATTTACAGCAGCTTCTAGTGAAGCTTTAGCAGCTTTTGGTGATGGTACTATGTATTTAGAGAGATTTATTAATAATCCAAGACATATTGAAGTTCAAGTAGTAGGGGACTCTCATGGAAATGCCATTCATATAGGTGAAAGAGATTGTTCTTTACAAAGAAGACATCAAAAAGTTATTGAAGAATCACCAGCTATTTTATTAAATGATGAAACTAGAGCGAAACTTCATGATGTTGCAGTTAAAGCTACTAAATATTTAAAATATGAAGGTGCTGGAACTTTTGAGTTTTTAGCTGATGATAAACAAAATATTTATTTTATGGAGATGAATACTAGACTTCAAGTTGAACATCCAGTTTCTGAAATGGTTTCAGGAATTGATATTGTTGAGCTTATGATTAAAGTTGCAGAGGGTGATGTTTTACCTCCTCAAGAAAAAATCAAATTTAGAGGTCATGCAATAGAGTGTAGAATTACAGCAGAAGATCCAAATACATTTTTACCAAGTCCTGGAAAAATCACACAATGGATGGTTCCTGGTGGAAGAAATGTAAGAGTTGATTCTCATATTTATACAAACTATGTAGTACCTCCTTATTATGACTCTATGATTGGAAAACTAATTGTATGGGGAAGAGATAGAGAAAAAGCTATCAAAATTATGAAAAGAGCTTTAAATGAGTTTGAAGTATATGGAATCAAGACAACTATTCCTTTTCACATTAAGATGATGGGAAATAAAGATTTCAATGATAATAATTACGATACAAAATACTTAGAACACTACAAAGGTTTAGGTGATATTTAA
- a CDS encoding AEC family transporter — MQALISVATIYLFILIGFVFKKSFKGEVNERTLVLLNLYFLQPLLVFWGLTRAPISKDFLLTPVVSGISLLLVLVIVYFYSLKFFKKDVQNKSIFLASSLVGNTGNLGIPLGIAIFGLQSVPYTSIINIVNVFYMYIFSVYFFTGEKFNIKSSLKAIFKMPAIHVTFIAILFNYYDLHINADFEKFFTMGAYTAIVMQLVIFGIFMSDVKIKSANWHLALNISLFKHFILPSVGLCVIFLFDLPAMVSAIIFMELLVPLAVNNVNLASLYKCKPIDATFSVLVSSLIFVILTYAYILLINYFFGL; from the coding sequence ATTCAAGCTTTAATCTCAGTTGCTACTATTTATTTGTTTATTTTAATTGGTTTTGTTTTTAAAAAATCTTTTAAAGGTGAAGTAAATGAAAGAACTTTAGTATTATTAAATTTATATTTTCTTCAGCCTTTACTTGTGTTTTGGGGATTAACTAGAGCTCCTATTAGTAAAGATTTTCTTCTTACACCTGTAGTTAGTGGAATATCTCTTTTACTTGTTTTAGTTATTGTATATTTTTATTCTTTGAAGTTTTTTAAAAAAGATGTTCAAAATAAATCTATTTTTTTGGCTTCATCTTTAGTTGGTAATACTGGTAATTTAGGTATTCCATTAGGAATAGCTATTTTTGGTTTACAAAGTGTTCCTTATACTTCTATTATCAATATTGTCAATGTATTTTATATGTATATATTTTCTGTTTATTTTTTTACAGGTGAAAAATTTAATATAAAATCTTCTTTAAAAGCAATTTTTAAAATGCCTGCAATTCATGTTACTTTTATTGCCATACTATTTAATTATTATGATTTACATATTAATGCAGATTTTGAGAAGTTTTTTACTATGGGTGCATATACAGCTATTGTTATGCAGTTAGTAATATTTGGAATCTTTATGTCCGACGTTAAAATCAAATCGGCTAATTGGCATTTGGCACTTAATATATCTTTATTTAAACACTTTATTTTACCTTCTGTTGGTCTTTGTGTTATCTTTTTATTTGATTTACCAGCTATGGTTAGTGCGATTATATTTATGGAATTACTTGTTCCCCTTGCTGTTAATAATGTAAATCTTGCATCTTTATATAAATGTAAGCCAATTGATGCAACTTTTTCAGTTCTAGTTAGTTCTCTTATATTTGTGATTTTAACTTATGCTTATATTCTTTTAATCAATTATTTCTTCGGATTATAA
- the asnB gene encoding asparagine synthase (glutamine-hydrolyzing) — MCGILGSNFISNNFDSALAIMNNRGPDYSMVFNHKNYQFGHTRLSIIDVDDEANQPMIFDDILIVFNGEIYNYKELIKVENLICKTSSDTEVIIRLYQKYGIDFLNKLNGMFSFVIFDLKQEKYFCARDRYGKKPFFYYFKENKFIFSSSIKSIIKILGFTPKLNKVALSQYLQYFVSLNDLTFYNDINKLEASSYMIVSNNELFIKKYYKINTYKKVVDEKQALNDIEELLFNSVESRLVGDVEVGSLLSGGIDSSLISALYTNITSKRIHTFSVGYSDYKSYSELDYASLVSKDINSIHHPLEVSRNDFIDVFDEVIDALEEPHADSAAFPLYCLTKLINKKGIKVVLSGEGSDELFLGYDNYSKFLKYYKFKESLSNDQDGFLKDIISALQNNTKESEYLRRVVTDENIYNSFGEIYTTIQKKRLFKRLPTFKQEKAKKDPVDWMSYIDLKIWLGQSLLSKVDRISMSNSIEVRTPFLDYRLVDYLFSVDTKLKTGDTNKYLLKKIANKYIPEKIINRSKKGFNSPYNEWIFNSHGEDLLKTILNVNRETNLFNDDYVIMIYNLAKKNKFKQHFWSLYIFSYWFNKNYLI; from the coding sequence ATGTGTGGAATATTAGGTTCTAATTTTATTTCAAATAATTTTGACTCAGCCTTAGCTATTATGAATAATAGAGGGCCAGATTATTCTATGGTTTTCAATCATAAGAATTACCAATTTGGTCATACAAGATTGTCTATTATTGATGTTGATGATGAAGCCAATCAGCCTATGATATTTGATGATATTTTGATTGTTTTTAATGGTGAAATTTATAATTACAAAGAGTTAATAAAAGTTGAAAATCTTATTTGTAAAACATCCTCTGATACTGAAGTGATTATTAGGTTATATCAAAAGTATGGTATTGATTTTTTAAATAAATTAAATGGTATGTTTTCTTTTGTGATTTTTGATTTAAAGCAGGAGAAGTATTTTTGTGCCAGAGATAGATATGGGAAAAAACCGTTTTTTTATTACTTCAAAGAGAATAAATTTATCTTTTCTTCTTCTATTAAATCTATAATAAAAATATTGGGTTTTACTCCAAAATTAAACAAGGTCGCTTTGTCTCAGTATTTACAATATTTTGTTTCTTTAAATGATTTAACTTTTTATAATGATATTAATAAATTAGAAGCCTCTTCTTATATGATTGTGTCTAATAATGAGTTATTTATCAAAAAATATTATAAAATCAATACTTACAAAAAAGTTGTTGATGAAAAACAAGCTTTAAATGATATTGAAGAGCTTTTATTTAATAGTGTTGAATCTAGACTTGTAGGCGATGTGGAAGTAGGGAGTTTGTTAAGTGGTGGAATTGATAGTTCACTTATCTCTGCTCTGTACACAAATATAACAAGTAAGCGTATTCACACTTTCTCTGTTGGATATAGTGATTATAAAAGCTATTCTGAGCTTGATTATGCTTCTTTAGTATCTAAAGATATTAATTCTATACATCATCCCTTAGAGGTATCTAGAAATGATTTTATTGATGTATTTGATGAAGTTATTGATGCCTTAGAAGAACCACATGCTGATAGTGCTGCTTTTCCTTTATATTGTCTTACTAAATTAATTAATAAAAAAGGAATAAAAGTTGTTTTAAGCGGTGAGGGTAGTGATGAACTTTTTTTAGGATATGATAATTATTCTAAGTTTCTAAAATACTATAAGTTTAAAGAATCTTTATCAAACGATCAAGATGGCTTTTTAAAAGATATCATTTCTGCTTTGCAAAATAATACTAAAGAGAGTGAATATTTACGAAGAGTGGTTACCGATGAAAATATTTATAACTCTTTTGGTGAAATATATACTACTATACAAAAAAAGCGTTTATTTAAACGACTTCCTACTTTTAAACAAGAAAAAGCAAAAAAAGACCCTGTTGATTGGATGAGTTATATTGATTTGAAAATTTGGTTAGGACAATCATTACTTTCTAAAGTTGATAGAATATCAATGTCTAACTCTATTGAAGTTAGAACTCCATTTTTGGATTACAGATTAGTTGATTATTTATTCAGTGTTGATACTAAATTAAAAACTGGAGATACTAATAAGTATTTGTTAAAAAAGATTGCTAATAAATATATTCCTGAAAAGATTATTAACAGAAGCAAAAAAGGATTTAATTCTCCTTACAATGAATGGATTTTTAATAGTCATGGTGAAGATTTATTAAAAACTATTTTAAATGTTAATCGTGAAACAAATTTATTCAATGATGATTATGTTATTATGATTTATAATCTTGCTAAAAAAAATAAATTCAAACAACATTTTTGGTCTTTGTATATTTTTTCTTACTGGTTTAATAAAAATTATCTTATTTGA